In Ovis aries strain OAR_USU_Benz2616 breed Rambouillet chromosome 14, ARS-UI_Ramb_v3.0, whole genome shotgun sequence, a single genomic region encodes these proteins:
- the LOC114117923 gene encoding LOW QUALITY PROTEIN: parathymosin-like (The sequence of the model RefSeq protein was modified relative to this genomic sequence to represent the inferred CDS: inserted 1 base in 1 codon), with protein MSGRRRPRARFRPRPASAAQGPSVQAPGPRLPASPGPGPGPESEKSVEAAAELSAKDLKEKKEKVEEKAGREERKKEVEEEEEDGAEEEXEETAEDGEEEGEGGEEDEEEEEEDEGPALKSAAEEEDEAGPTRQKAENGASA; from the exons ATGAG cggccgccgccgcccccgcgccAGGTTCCGGCCGCGGCCCGCCTCTGCCGCCCAGGGCCCTTCCGTCCAGGCCCCGGGACCCCGGCTCCCCGccagccccggccccggccccggccccgagTCGGAGAAGAGCGTGGAGGCAGCGGCCGAGTTAAGCGCCAAGGAcctgaaggagaagaaagagaaggtggaggagaaggcaggCCGGGAAGAGCGGAAGAAagaagtggaggaggaggaggaggacggcgcagaggagg gagaagaaactgCCGAGGACGGCGAGGAGGAGGGTGAAGGGGGCgaggaagatgaggaagaagaagaggaggacgAAGGGCCCGCGCTGAAGAGCGCTGCTGAAGAGGAGGATGAAGCGGGTCCCACGCGGCAGAAGGCAGAAAACGGGGCCTCGGCATGA